The DNA segment tccgtcggaatgtccgtcagaataccgttgttttcttgtagtggtcccgggtaaatattatttttagatccTCCACTACTTCTTccatacatatatacaatacTTTTATAAGGAAATGTAATCataatgaatatattaattacatatggaatttgatttatttactaatgTGTATAATTATATATGGAATGTAGATTTGCAGATATCAAGAATAGTTGGAGTCCTTATCAGAGATTATGTAACCATAATTGGCTTTGACTAGTATATGTCAAGTtctaaaaataatcatttatttgccaaaacattaaaaatatctaaatgtacagataattataaattaattctaCACgagtgaaatatatatatatatatgctaacaTGTACAACACATAAAAATATAGGACTTTGacataaaagaagaaaggaCGATGACGAGAGGACGCGAAGAGAAGATCCATGAAACCTCACTTTCACCCTCGCCACTTTGTCACCGTAGAATATCCACCAGAAATATCAACATCCCTCTCGATCTAACGGTGGAATTCTAAAAAAACTACCGGCGAAATCTTTAGTGAGGTTCAAATGCGTCTCAAAGTGTTGGTCATCAATTATCAGCAGCCGTAAAGACTTCATAGAATCGATCGTGACTCGGTCCTTGACTCAGCCTCCGCGTGATGCCCATCTTATCGAGGATCTCTACGACAAGACTGATGAATGTTTGTTAGTCATTGAAGAATAAAGTTGGTtgagttggtttgtttcttGTCATTGAAGTTAGTGTTTGATTCTAGTTTGAATAAGTCTAAGACTGTTGCTAAGTCTTAGGGATTAGAGTCGTAGTTGTCCTGGTTTGTAGGAAACTACTAGTTGAAGCGTTAGAGTCTGTTTCGGTAGTTTGTTGTAGGTGTCTCAAGTCTATATAAGGCTTTGAGTATGAGACGTTTAATAACACAGAAAATTTCAGAAAACCTTTATCTTATTTGCTCTGTTTTGGTGTCTCTGTtcttacaagtggtatcagagcctttAACAAGGTGTGAGGATGAGTGAAAAGGAGACATCGCTGAACATACCGAAGTTTGATGGAGACTTTGAGCATTGGGCTATGCTCATGGAGAACCTGCTGCGATCAAAGGAATGGTGGGAACTGATCGAGATCGGAATCACTCAACCAGAAAGAAACGTGATCTTGACAGGAGCTCAACGAACTGAGGCGGCAgaacaaaaaatcaaagatcTGAAGGTGAAAAACTATCTCTTTGCATCCATTGACAAGACCATTCTAAAGACGATAGCTAAGAAGGATACATCGAAGGAGATATGGGATTCCATGCGAACGAAATTCCAAGGAAACAAGAGGGTGCAAAGTGCTCAACTTCAAAGGTTGAGGAGAAACTTTGAACTGTTGGAGATGAAGGAAGGAGATACTATCACAGAGTATTTCTCCAGAGTGATNNNNNNNNNNNNNNNNNNNNNNNNNNNNNNNNNNNNNNNNNNNNNNNNNNNNNNNNNNNNNNNNNNNNNNNNNNNNNNNNNNNNNNNNNNNNNNNNNNNNNNNNNNNNNNNNNNNNNNNNNNNNNNNNNNNNNNNNNNNNNNNNNNNNNNNNNNNNNNNNNNNNNNNNNNNNNNNNNNNNNNNNNNNNNNNNNNNNNNNNNNNNNNNNNNNNNNNNNNNNNNNNNNNNNNNNNNNNNNNNNNNNNNNNNNNNNNNNNNNNNNNNNNNNNNNNNNNNNNNNNNNNNNNNNNNNNNNNNNNNNNNNNNNNNNNNNNNNNNNNNNNNNNNNNNNNNNNNNNNNNNNNNNNNNNNNNNNNNNNNNNNNNNNNNNNNNNNNNNNNNNNNNNNNNNNNNNNNNNNNNNNNNNNNNNNNNNNNNNNNNNNNNNNNNNNNNNNNNNNNNNNNNNNNNNNNNNNNNNNNNNNNNNNNNNNNNNNNNNNNNNNNNNNNNNNNNNNNNNNNNNNNNNNNNNNNNNNNNNNNNNNNNNNNNNNNNNNNNNNNNNNNNNNNNNNNNNNNNNNNNNNNNNNNNNNNNNNNNNNNNNNNNNNNNNNNNNNNNNNNNNNNNNNNNNNNNNNNNNNNNNNNNNNNNNNNNNNNNNNNNNNNNNNNNNNNNNNNNNNNNNNNNNNNNNNNNNNNNNNNNNNNNNNNNNNNNNNNNNNNNNNNNNNNNNNNNNNNNNNNNNNNNNNNNNNNNNNNNNNNNNNNNNNNNNNNNNNNNNNNNNNNNNNNNNNNNNNNNNNNNNNNNNNNNNNNNNNNNNNNNNNNNNNNNNNNNNNNNNNNNNNNNNNNNNNNNNNNNNNNNNNNNNNNNNNNNNNNNNNNtttagggtttagggtttagagtttagggtttagagtttaggatttagagtttagggtttagggtttagagttgagaaatgaggttttgggaataagatttcaaattttgaaaaataaaaaaattaaaattttcaaaagataaacttagaaatgtgctattttggtcattttagtttttgagtgctatttttgtgatataaacttagaaatatgctaTTTTTGAGATTTGCCCTTAATTAAAAGCCCAGGCTCAAAACTCTAGTCCCTCTCCAAATCTGCTGGTACCACCACTAACAGAAGAAAAGACTGGTCAGAGAATTCGTCGTCATGATTAGAGTTTCTCTCCTCCTTGTCATCTTCTTATCATTTGCAATTGTATCTTTCTCACTTTACGAAGATTAAGTCGATCGGCCTCATGGATTGGTAACTCTCATCCAATTTTCTCGTAAACCTACTACTGGTCTTCCAACTATCGTTTTCACCGATCAGATTACACCAATCTGTAGTGTATTAACTGTCACTTAAGTATTTTACAACTCATTAGCATAGACAGTTATGTAATACTTCGATTACCATTGAGATGCGATCTGTTGTACTGTGTATGCACCAACGGTTCATTGGGAAAGTGAAGCACGCAGTATTCCACACTCAGAAGACTGGGAGAAAGCGTGTTATCGTCTCTACCGAGGAGAATGTTGTTGCTTCCCTTGATCTCAGACTTGGCGACATTTGTAAGATTTAGTGATTtgatttccattttatttttttttatttttttgctatccATGTTCAGTCTTGGAGTCTCTtaatcttattttgtttttcaaattttctgcAGTTTGGCGGCATGTTCTCGGGACAAAGGATGCTATCGATGGTGTTGATATTGCCTTGGAAAAATGTAGGAGTTGGATCATGTACCAAACACTATATTTGCTTTCACCTGCCACGGTCTtgaactctgttttttttttctttgcttcatATTATTTCAGATGTTATCACGCTTTCATCACAAGGAAGTATGTTAAGAGCCTGGAACCTTCCTGATGGCCAAATGGTGTGGGAAACATCGCTTCACAGGGCGCAGCATTCCAAGTCACTGTTATTTCTGGTCCCGGTTAGTTGTATAAGCCTAGCTATTTAATAGGAGGACAACTGCTGATATgttataagaaaacaattactttgatctatacgattacgttgataAAGCTGACACTGTAAAAAGACAATTCGTCCCGGTTCTAACGATAACATTTAGACCGAAAATGAAGAatgaaactatataaatatgatCCTCAATTAAGTGACTTTTGCTTGTAacaattatagaaaataattaattaagctCATTAGATCCCCAAACTTACAACTCCACAAAATACTTGAACACACAACAATACATGAATGATCACAAGACGtttaaaaaaatctgacaaCAAAACGGAAAAATAACAGATaatggaaaggaaaaaaaaaatgcatggtTTGATAGATATTCTCTTACACGTCTATATCCATGTTCTTTATCTTCAATCCCAGCATTGATACACAGAATCTCTAAGTTTGCCATATAGTCAAGTCAACACTCCCAATTAAGCCCTACCACTCTTACTCTGCATCTTCCTTTCCCTTAGCCCTAGAACCCTTTGGCTTGCATTCCAAGCAAAGGTTATCCACCACCACCATTTCTATCGACTTGCTCCTCATCAAGATAAAGTTGATGAAAGCTTTACATCCATTTTCTCTCGACGTGATTCTTCTTAATTGGTGGTTGATGTGAGATTAGAGAGAACATTGCGTTCTCTTTAAGAGGCCGAACCTAACGTTCTCCTTGAAAAGCTCCCACTCGTACCTAGTGAAGAATAAAGTTGGTtgagttggtttgtttcttGTCATTGAAGTTAGTGTTTGATTCTAGTTTGAATAAGTCTAAGACTGTTGCTAAGTCTTAGGGATTAGAGTCGTAGTTGTCCTGGTTTGTAGGAAACTACTAGTTGAAGCGTTAGAGTCTGTTTCGGTAGTTTGTTGTAGGTGTCTCAAGTCTATATAAGGCTTTGAGTATGAGACGTTTAATAACATAGAAAATTTCAGAAAACCTTTATCTTATTTGCTCTGTTTTGGTGTCTCTGTTCTTACAGTCATCTCATCTCCTTGCCCTCAAATGACTCACAAAGAATCGGTATCGATCCTTGGAACAGATCATGAATATGCCCGCGGTTTGTTCCTTTGTTGGTCATATGAACATCAAGAGGGAGCTATATATAACCCTACTACGAGGCAGTCCTTCAACTTACCAAAGATGAAACATTCACATCCTGGGCTTTGCTTCTTCGGATATGAACCTCTCGAGAATCAATACAAAGTATTGTTCATACCGAACCCTGTCCACAGGGTGGAGCAGGCTTGTCAAGTTTTCACATTAGGAGATACCAAGGCGGAGGAGCAGTGGAGGAATATCCAAAACATTGAATATCTCTATCCATCCTTAAGTTATCACAGTACAGTTTCCATCAACGGGGCTATTTATTTCCTATCAAGGTTTAAAGTAAACGATACTACTactgaatataaaattttgaggTTTTATATTCGGTCCGAAAAGTTTTATAATGTAGACCTTCCAAAAACTGTGACACTGAAGGATCTGTGTTGGTATCATCTGATAAACTACCAAGGAAAGTTAGGACTTATATGTTGCCAGCAGCGCATGGAAATTTGGATTATGGAAGAAGATGCTGAGAAGAAGACACAAAGATGGTCCAAGATCTTCTTTTATGAGATGGGGGGTTTCGGTAACTGGCTCATCTCGGATGTTACTCGTGCTGGTGAGATTGTTTTTATCAATAAGCCTCTTGACACGTTACGTATATGTTATTATGATCCCAAGCGCAACAGTGTCAGATATGTTGACCTTAAAGACAGCTATCCTAAGGAAAGAGGTTGGGATAAGAGTCTTCTAATCAGGACTTTTCCAGATTACGCCGAGAACACAATGTGTTTGTACTAGTAAGGATCTTTCAATGCAACATGTGCTTCTTTATTGATAGGTGTAAATGTAATGATGGAAACATAGGTTACATATATGCCCTATTACAACGAAGGTCTCGTTGggtttgtcttttcttttgtttgattattgCTGTAGTCCTTAATTATCAgagattatataatatgtatggAATGTTGTTTTACAGATATTGATAACAACCGTAGTTTTAcctgaggttttttttttttttttgataagtatgtgaattttcattagcAAGTAATGACACAAAGAGATACAATTTGATAAAATCAAATCCTAATGCATCTAAACACGCTGAACACAGCAAATTAGTCTGAGAGGACCACAAAAAAAGATCCTCACAAACACTAGAAGTTTAATCAATATCTGATGGATATGATTAAAGCTTAGCTATAACTATGGGTTCATCAACAGCCATTCGAGTTTCAGTTGATCAGAGTAGAGACTTGATAACGGAACCTGCACCAAGAACAAAGATCAATAGAGATAACAGCCGGAGAAGGCACCGCAGACCATCCCACGAAGGCGACTCCGAAAAGGGGACCTTAAAAGAAGCCAGCAATATAAGGACTGGTGAACGTACAAACGGATGGAAGCAGAGGTTTATCGAATTGAGATTTGTAGACATGAATATTATGTATTTAGATAGATAAAGCAATGTTTAGGTTGATAGTTTACAGTATAACTAGTAACTTACAATATGGAAAAAACGAACTTGGTGTTGAGCATGCATGTGATAGATTATTCTAATCACTTATTAGAAACCATCTAAAATCACAGAAACAACACAAAACTTGACAATTTAAAACTCAATTTCTGTTCCGAAGAAAGCTTATAAACTCATTTCAATATCACATTGTTCAATTCATCAACCATAACTTCCTTGTTAAACCCTTTAACCAGAGGAATAAACCGTCAGAGTATGCAAAAGATAACTCAGAGCATACGTTCTTCTTGTAGGACTTCCCTTCTTGCACAGATTATACGCTTTGGTACATCTTCGCTTCTGCAATGACCATGGATTATCACGTTATACTTTTTTCTCAAGATTGGAGTCAAAGACTCTATCAGCTTCATTCATCATTCCTTTCACACAGAATCCTTTCAAAAGAGACACCACACTTTTGAAGTCCATATTGATATTACCGAAGTTTTAAATGAGTGTTTGATACGTGACATCCGTAGGGACTGATTCATCGTAAAACATCTTGAGCAAGAGTCTCTTCGCTTCTCTTGTGAACTGTGTGACTGGGAAGTAAACCTAGTTTAAAGCATTTATGTGTCTAGACTGTCCAACATAAGCTATATTAATACAACCCACACGAAAACCTTGATTCTAGGACtctcaatatatttttcattatatatactaaaaaaatcAGAAGGATACACATTTTATCATTCAAAAATAGTACAAGAATAGAGAAGTGGGTAGTACTAGGTTTATTAAGAAGGGTGAAACCAGTAGGATTGATGAATTACGAAAGGGAAACATTAATAAAGTTCGGGTTGAAGCTTATTCAAATGTAACTGCACTTAATGTAGTTATTTCTATTCTTGTATCAGAGTCCTACATTACAATAGACAACATAATAAGGAACCAATCACACTAGATTAAACACTTGATGAATCTGTCACCAATTCAATAAGAGAAGGGTGAACCAGAAGTAGCATTAAAGCGAGCAGAAAGGAAAAAATGATCCTCCACTTTAAATGACTATAATCGAATGTGATTTAAGCATTGATAAAGACCCgatttcattcaaaaatatttaaaattctaaataatagTTTGATGCCGCAAAAAAAGAGACATTACGTGGGTGATAACAAAAATATGGGACTTTGTATAGTTGTCTGATGGTTTCATAATcgtttgttttaacttttaaaacatgAACATGACTGGAAAGGTAATATTTAGAGATGCAAGGCTCACCTTGTTACTAAAGCGTTTTACCAAAAAGCATGAAATTGACTAGATTAtgattctataaatattttttgacaaaatctaatttacaatatcaatagatattaaaaaattttgataagtaattttttaacatttttaatttagtttatttgaaaactatataattatattattttatatttatatcaaataggaaaattatctaaaatattatttaattttgtttttaattatttcaacccGTGCATTacgaatttttaataaaatatatgtaatttgtttgattaaatctgtgatatatacttatttgatgaATGTTCAATTGTAAAACTTACTTGGTGTTAATTTATtgactctaacattttatttgtataaaaactatttgatgttaattgattaaatgattttttgtagTATATAAACCCGCAAAATAGTTATACttattttcaactttttataaattattttagtggtttaaataaaataatttaaaagaaagataaataaaaatttattaaaaaggtatgatctaatgttttatattgttgGGACACAAGATTACCTAttgtgttgtttggaaacacatTTAATAGTATGATGTTGTTTTCCATAATTATAAGAttgaatttaattatataatagaaagtgtatttaattttaaaaacttacaaaaaaaattgggtccATGAGAATGATCGTATTTTAATAAGAGAGAATATGATTAGAAGTTTCACCAAATGGATGTGAAAACCATCTTCTAAATGGAGAGCATGAGGAAGAAGTATATATGGACCAACCTCAGGGGGTTTGTagcaaaatatgaaaagaaaatgagaaaataattttatggacaAAACAAGCTTGTAAATAGTGGTAATTAAAGTTTAACGATAGCATCATGTCATTTGGTTTTGTAGAAATGATCGTTCATCGATGTAACTACTACATTAAGGTCAGTGATAGCATAATTGTTATGTTAGTCTAATATGTTGACAGAGATACATCATAATGATTGTTGAGTTTGTcttataaatgatatattagTTAGATCTTAGAAAGATATAAATACCATGTAAAAATATCTCCAATTCAAAAAGGGGACACATTCAGCAAAAAAACGGTGAAAAACTTTATGAATCACTGGTTGGGAATTTGAACTATGTTTAGACCTATACCCGACCATAGGTTGTGTgcaaattaaaactaaaaaggtCAATTAGgtgaatatacaaaataagagtGGAAATTAGATAAGTGTgcattgtttttaataatttgcgAACATGTAGGAACAGAGACCTAAAATGACGAACTTAGCCTAGAGACAATCTGACATCCCTACCTATTACCTCTTCCCCTCAACCGgcttatgagtttttttttcttttaagtttgaTAAGTGACAGGTTAAAAATCGAGTGAACATATGGATATATACGTCACAACATTTGTTGTCATGCGTCTCTACCagatatttcaataatattttaaaagaggAATAGTGtgcatatattttcaaattgttGGTGTGTGCAGTAAGCTGAACCACtgttcattaataaaaaaaaagcttggCATTGGGTGTTCCACGAAAAAGGTATTGGTTTTAGTTCTCCCATAAATACTTCTATGTCACGGATTTCGAACAAATGGTACTACTATTTAAAtaactgaatatttttttcagtatccatattcaattaatattatCTATCAAAAAAAGATGAATCAACATATATGTGTAACTTGTCAATTGTAAGATGACTATGAAAATTTATATCCCGTTTACCCAACTAATAACCGGTTtcacttgaaaatatacatgcAAACTAGTAAGTAAATAGTTTTAGATTTAACCACTTAAATTAACGGATACTAAAGTTATATAGTAGCACAACTCAATTTGGCcatgtgtaatattttttaataactcaATTTGGCTATGTATAATCTGTCGTAGTATCTTTTTTGAAAATAGAATAAGACAATGAAGTTAAACAAAGGTGTTACAGGAAAACATAATGGTTACCGAACCCTAAACTTTATACCTCAAattttaaacactaaatcctaagaTTAACTCTAGACCCTATAGTTCAAACTCtatatactaaaccctaaactctaaatactaaaccctaaatccttgggtaaaccctaaacccttgagtaaatcttaaaccctagggtttataatttatccaagggtttaggatttaggaatAAAGGTTTactgtttttaagatttagtgtttagtgtctatgatttaggatttaagacTTATCCAAGGGTCTAGGGTTTACCCAACGGTTTAACGTTTACCtaatggtttaggatttagtattcaGAGTTTAGTCTTTTGTTGACGGCGttagaaatgtttttaaaatcttttttttcttgcagaTTACACATTATATGAGGTATATGTTTCAATTCctaaaaaaaagacaatttattaaacaattatttctacaacaaaaaataacaatcaacCATTTAATACGAAGAACAAGAATGAATGATATGTTAGTGGAAAAGAAACTTAGTTGGCTATACTTAACGGAAACTATTATGCATGAATATAAGACCCCAAATTAGGGTGATCTAATAATAGCTATACATTAATACTTGTGTATCCGgttatgttgttttaaaaccagttatataacaatatatattaaaatcatagcCGGATATATGTTATTCGAAAAGTACTAATTTGTTCGATGACTGACTATACACAAgctcactaaaccctaaaccctaaatactaaaccctaaacctttgggtaaactataaaccctagggtttaagatttatccaagggtttaggatttaggattaaggatttagtatttttaagatttagtatgtagtgtttaagatttatccaagggtttagggtttatccaatggtttaagatttagtatttagggtttagtgttttgttgacagcgttagaaatattttttaatcgtTTTTTCTACATCCAGATCTGGGattcgaatcccagactatgtAATTTCTTGCAGATTGCACATTATAGGAGGTATAAATTTCAATTCTCAGAGAaaaacgatttattaaacaattattccgacaacaaaaaataacaatcaatcatTTAATACGAAGAATAATAATGAATGATATTTTAGTGGGAAAGAAACTTAGTAGACTATACTTTACAAAAACTATTATGGAGGAATATAAGACCCCAAATTAGGGTGATCTAATAATagctatatattaatatgtgtgtATCGGgttatgttgttttaaaaccagttatataaaaatatatattaaaatcatagtCGAATATATGTTATTCGAAAAGTAATCATTTGTTCGATGACTGACTATATACAAGctctcaaattatatattaatagatttcttttgaaaaaaccACTTGGATCGAACGACACGGTCATGTAAAACCAATAATGACCATATATGGTCTTTGacaatataaatcttcaaaaaatgaTTAATGTACAGTCTccatgtaaaataatttagaatacTATGTAAATAATCAAGACATTGACTATAACCGGATAAAGAATATCCAGtctaaatattgttttgttacTGAGATTTCAATGTTTGTGAGCTCCGAATATAACCGGAAATGTGATGAGTTATCCGGATAAAGAATATATCCAGTCATATTCTACAATTTTCGTGGATTAGCCATCATCTACAATGATGTGATCTAGAAACCACTAAGAATACACTCATCTATACGAAGCCACGAGAAGCACGGTAACTTGCTCTTCCTCACCAAGCTTTGCGTAGTTTCTGGTCTCTTCTCCGGTCGCGGCGCAGTTGAAATCCACTAgaattttttgagaaatttcttCTTGTTCGTTTGGTTCAACGTCTGCGTTGAGTGAGCCGACGTAGAGGAACTGAAACCATCTGTGAGTTGGAGAGAGTCTTCGTCCATGAGAAATTCCATTTACCGGATTCAACGTCTCTTTTGGATTGGAGAGGTAACGTGTTGGCTACGATGATCTTCCTCTCACATGGAGAAGAAGTTACCTCAGAGGAGCCGGAGATGATTCCAGGGACAGTCATGATGGGGGGAGAGGTCTTGGAGTTTGAGGAAGAATGTCTAAAAGgtctcaagtttttttttttttgacagaatGTGAATTCATTTCAATAAGAAATGACAAAGAGGTACAAGCAAGCATGAACCTAAAGCTGCAATTAAGCAAAGTTCTATCAAAGAGACCccaaaaaagattaaaaaaaaagcccCTTAGATACAAAATATGTTTAGTCTAAATCATAAGAAACAGACTAAAGTTAAACTAGGAGATCATAAGGTTAACTATTGGCCATAGGAAGACCAAGAAGCAACTCATTCACTGTAAACTGCAAATGAGAAGACTGGTCTTGGGTATGGTTGGAAACAGAGCAATCCTGGAGATACTTTGACGGCAACAGGCGGAGGCGGATTGGCGAGCCGGCCCCGGCTATTACACTACCAATGAGACCAAATCCAGCCAAACCAGAGACTTTGCGAAGGAGAAGCTGTGAGTCCAAACTAACAGATGAAAGACACTCGATAAAGAACAGGGGCTCTTGAGGTGGTAGGCGGAGATTTATCTCCCGACTCCAGCCACTTCCTCGAGTAATAATGCATTTCAACCGTCGAAGAGGCAGCGACAC comes from the Brassica oleracea var. oleracea cultivar TO1000 unplaced genomic scaffold, BOL UnpScaffold00578, whole genome shotgun sequence genome and includes:
- the LOC106319704 gene encoding ER membrane protein complex subunit 1-like; translated protein: MRSVVLCMHQRFIGKVKHAVFHTQKTGRKRVIVSTEENVVASLDLRLGDIFWRHVLGTKDAIDGVDIALEKYVITLSSQGSMLRAWNLPDGQMVWETSLHRAQHSKSLLFLVPVSCISLAI